The proteins below come from a single Gimesia alba genomic window:
- a CDS encoding DUF2752 domain-containing protein: protein MNFNSKPTTNSTDNDLFSALLPSNPGHPIGWKLQLLLISWSLFLIAGFSVAIQTKPDPRGFGTHQRLGFAPCVIRNQLSIPCPSCGMTTSFSHFVRGQIRQSAQANTSGLVLAIVCLVMIPWSWISVYRKRLWLVSNPEVCLLWLMCGLVMITVAEWALRLTF from the coding sequence ATGAATTTCAATTCCAAACCAACAACCAATTCGACAGACAACGACCTGTTTTCAGCACTGCTTCCTTCCAATCCGGGACATCCCATTGGCTGGAAATTGCAATTGCTGTTAATCAGTTGGAGTCTGTTTCTAATTGCCGGGTTTAGTGTTGCGATTCAAACAAAACCGGATCCACGTGGATTTGGTACCCATCAACGACTTGGTTTTGCACCTTGCGTTATACGAAATCAACTATCCATTCCCTGTCCCAGTTGTGGGATGACAACTTCCTTTTCACATTTTGTTCGAGGTCAGATCCGTCAGTCTGCTCAGGCCAATACCTCTGGTTTGGTCCTGGCAATCGTCTGTCTTGTGATGATTCCCTGGTCCTGGATCAGCGTGTATCGCAAGCGACTCTGGCTGGTCTCCAATCCTGAAGTCTGTCTACTCTGGCTCATGTGTGGTCTGGTCATGATCACGGTGGCAGAGTGGGCACTGCGGTTGACCTTTTAA
- a CDS encoding DUF6677 family protein has product MTDSHNKIDLKNPVIAAILAFLIPGAGHLYQGRTFKAAIYCFCILSTFFCGMALGDWKTVYYQSQPGKRTLGYFAQVGVGLPALPALVQTSRYNKLVSPSNLARNDVDSNYFESHPYRMEMPLEAPFKGTLLDRGDDGKNISGQLEGYIKLKTVPSDFGTAITGTFEGTLDNKPISPLNLSDPVGLGLPLGGDKERALECAVVRDLDGRQTDTGHIEGSIPRPFLNWFEMPLSNRELDDINKKLGKRYEFAVVFTWIAGLLNLLVIWDAFEGPAYGRGDEEQAASQKKQSSDSKT; this is encoded by the coding sequence ATGACTGACAGTCACAATAAAATTGACTTGAAAAATCCGGTCATCGCCGCGATTTTGGCGTTTCTGATTCCCGGTGCCGGCCACCTTTATCAAGGCCGAACTTTCAAAGCAGCCATCTACTGCTTCTGTATTCTGAGCACCTTTTTTTGCGGCATGGCACTCGGCGACTGGAAAACCGTCTATTACCAATCGCAGCCGGGGAAACGGACACTCGGTTATTTCGCACAAGTCGGTGTGGGCTTACCTGCTCTGCCGGCATTAGTCCAGACATCTCGCTATAACAAACTGGTCTCCCCCTCGAATCTTGCAAGAAATGACGTTGATTCCAACTATTTTGAATCGCACCCTTACCGCATGGAAATGCCTTTGGAAGCACCCTTCAAAGGCACCCTTCTGGATCGAGGCGATGATGGTAAAAATATCAGTGGCCAGTTAGAAGGCTATATCAAACTCAAAACTGTTCCCAGTGATTTCGGTACCGCAATTACCGGAACGTTTGAAGGGACGCTGGATAACAAGCCTATCTCCCCTCTGAATCTTTCCGATCCAGTAGGCCTTGGTCTACCACTGGGCGGAGACAAAGAGCGAGCTCTGGAATGTGCCGTCGTGCGGGACCTCGATGGGAGGCAAACAGACACAGGGCATATTGAAGGTTCGATTCCCAGACCCTTTTTGAACTGGTTTGAAATGCCATTAAGCAATCGAGAGCTTGATGATATCAATAAAAAACTTGGAAAACGGTACGAATTTGCTGTCGTCTTCACCTGGATTGCCGGACTATTAAATCTGCTTGTGATCTGGGATGCCTTTGAAGGTCCCGCCTACGGAAGAGGTGATGAAGAACAAGCCGCCTCTCAAAAAAAACAGAGTTCAGATTCAAAAACTTAA
- a CDS encoding HesB/IscA family protein has product MAVTITENASKELKRFLEDGGNGEASVLRIGILSGGCSGFEYDFRFVQEAEIDADNDTISEQHGVKIVVDKKSNLYLDGTTVDFYESLEKRGFTFENPNAVKSCGCGSSFSV; this is encoded by the coding sequence ATGGCTGTCACAATAACTGAAAATGCTTCCAAAGAGCTCAAGCGATTTCTGGAGGATGGGGGCAATGGTGAAGCTTCTGTGTTAAGAATCGGCATCCTGTCGGGTGGTTGCAGTGGATTCGAGTACGATTTCCGTTTTGTTCAAGAAGCTGAAATTGACGCAGACAATGACACGATTTCCGAGCAACATGGTGTCAAAATCGTCGTCGATAAAAAGAGCAATCTTTATCTCGATGGGACGACCGTTGATTTCTACGAAAGCCTTGAAAAACGCGGATTTACGTTCGAGAACCCCAATGCAGTCAAGTCCTGTGGATGCGGCAGTAGTTTCTCTGTCTGA
- the lptB gene encoding LPS export ABC transporter ATP-binding protein, whose protein sequence is MALLECVGLVKDYPGKRAVDGVDFYVERGEIVGLLGPNGAGKTTTFRMACGMIAPTKGRVYLEGKDVTSWPMYKRARQGMGYLPQDESVFVKLSIEQNIYAILEFLDLNRRQRHETVYHLLDQFGLTAKRKQIASTLSGGERRRLEIARCLASSPELILLDEPFTGIDPVTIHDIQDIIADLRDSGISILLTDHRERETLTITDRSYIISAGQVLVSGDAETVLSDESAQALYFGKRFDKGSIIEGREAFGSRAFERDAA, encoded by the coding sequence ATGGCATTGTTGGAATGTGTGGGGCTGGTCAAAGATTATCCCGGGAAACGCGCCGTGGATGGCGTCGATTTTTACGTGGAACGTGGTGAAATCGTAGGCCTTTTGGGGCCCAATGGCGCCGGCAAGACAACCACTTTTCGCATGGCATGTGGTATGATTGCGCCTACCAAGGGACGTGTCTATCTCGAAGGAAAAGATGTTACTTCCTGGCCGATGTATAAACGGGCGCGACAAGGGATGGGCTACCTGCCTCAGGATGAAAGTGTGTTTGTCAAACTTTCGATTGAGCAGAACATCTATGCCATCCTCGAGTTTCTTGACTTGAACCGCCGACAAAGACACGAGACCGTTTATCACTTGCTGGACCAATTTGGCTTGACGGCAAAGCGCAAGCAGATTGCCTCGACACTCTCTGGGGGAGAACGCCGGCGGTTGGAGATAGCCCGTTGCCTGGCCAGTTCTCCGGAACTGATTTTGCTGGATGAACCCTTTACGGGAATTGACCCAGTCACGATTCACGATATCCAGGATATCATTGCTGATTTGCGTGATAGCGGAATTTCAATTTTGCTAACAGACCACCGCGAACGTGAGACGTTAACGATTACTGACCGCAGTTACATCATCAGTGCTGGTCAGGTACTCGTCAGCGGCGATGCAGAGACGGTGCTCAGTGATGAATCGGCTCAGGCATTATACTTTGGTAAGCGGTTTGACAAAGGATCGATTATCGAAGGACGAGAAGCTTTTGGGTCCCGTGCATTTGAACGGGACGCTGCTTAG
- a CDS encoding 3'-5' exoribonuclease YhaM family protein, with amino-acid sequence MNAPRQLMLLSEMEPGQFADSFVLLVSKEKANTRDGKPYFRVLFRDHTITATAMIWSDTPWFEDCESQWTEGEFYKVRARYDENKYGPQLDIDRIRAVIDDDAADGFDSSLYFKRSRFSSEEMLQELNEIASEQIEEVPLRNLVLDILETYADQIKTIAAASKNHHAFTGGFLEHVLSVTRTADYLADKYAVYYQNMQPPLNKSLVIAGAILHDIGKLTELEYKPHASSYTPAGRLIGHILLGRDLVREHAQKFDDLEPETLLRLEHMIVSHQNLPEWGSPIAPHTPEALLVHYADDIDAKFHMVATTLENILPSNEDEFSSRDNALRRSIFLGLKSSE; translated from the coding sequence ATGAATGCACCTCGACAATTGATGTTATTAAGCGAAATGGAACCGGGGCAGTTCGCGGACAGTTTTGTGCTGTTGGTTTCTAAAGAGAAAGCCAACACGCGTGATGGGAAACCATATTTTCGCGTTCTGTTCCGTGATCATACCATTACTGCAACCGCGATGATCTGGAGTGATACACCCTGGTTTGAAGATTGCGAGTCTCAGTGGACAGAGGGAGAATTTTATAAAGTCCGAGCTCGCTATGATGAAAATAAATATGGTCCTCAACTGGACATCGATCGCATTCGCGCAGTGATCGACGATGATGCTGCTGATGGATTTGATTCCAGCCTGTATTTTAAACGCTCTCGCTTTTCGAGTGAGGAAATGCTTCAGGAACTGAACGAAATCGCCAGCGAGCAAATCGAAGAAGTACCCTTGCGAAATCTGGTGCTGGATATACTGGAAACGTATGCAGACCAGATCAAAACGATCGCCGCTGCCAGTAAGAATCATCATGCATTTACAGGCGGTTTTCTGGAGCATGTGCTGTCAGTGACCAGGACCGCCGACTATTTAGCGGATAAATATGCGGTCTATTATCAGAACATGCAACCTCCTTTAAATAAATCACTGGTGATTGCAGGAGCCATCTTGCATGACATTGGGAAGCTAACCGAGCTGGAGTACAAACCACATGCCTCCAGTTATACACCGGCGGGACGACTGATTGGCCATATTCTGCTGGGACGGGATCTGGTACGGGAACATGCTCAAAAGTTTGATGATCTCGAACCGGAAACCTTATTGCGACTGGAACATATGATTGTTTCGCATCAGAATTTACCGGAGTGGGGTTCTCCGATTGCGCCGCACACGCCGGAAGCATTACTGGTCCATTATGCGGATGATATTGATGCCAAGTTCCATATGGTGGCGACAACACTGGAAAATATTCTGCCCAGCAACGAAGATGAGTTTTCCAGTCGGGATAATGCCTTACGCAGAAGTATTTTTCTGGGATTGAAATCGTCCGAATGA
- a CDS encoding beta-ketoacyl-[acyl-carrier-protein] synthase family protein codes for MQNNGFALTELVDLADHTDLFELLDNESVYALSHQGVSAGFSSVKAISRSTGIETRRLLQLDLSPIDIATAIAEKLQLTVGFDWAECPAILLCHSHTNNQSARQLCDQLAEKLDIPPERFIALNYGCVGFIELLSRATQLLEDQPEGVHIPLLTVETPEHWHDSSDKAFCGIVSAGATGTTLWRGPGHSLLHVETATEYIPPERRKEDLPLFWTEQGDMYDFRGQPEHKLVMHMDGESVFLNGVDLMLEACLKSYKQLSDAADRILIAPHQPSGKLLKAMIAAARQIPIQADFLNNLPNYGNSISSTIPTILARLEEVVEENGYAPVNEGALILLPAAGICMDRLTDSMCIGRAALKWQPGRYRNES; via the coding sequence ATGCAGAATAATGGATTTGCACTGACGGAGTTAGTAGATCTGGCGGATCATACTGACCTGTTTGAGCTATTGGATAATGAAAGTGTTTACGCACTATCTCATCAGGGTGTCTCTGCGGGCTTCTCAAGCGTCAAAGCGATTAGCCGTTCTACCGGGATTGAGACACGTCGACTGCTACAGCTAGATCTCTCACCCATAGATATCGCGACTGCCATCGCTGAGAAGCTGCAGTTAACGGTTGGCTTTGACTGGGCTGAATGCCCGGCGATTCTGCTCTGTCATTCTCATACAAATAACCAGTCGGCTCGCCAGTTATGTGACCAGCTCGCCGAGAAACTGGATATCCCGCCGGAAAGGTTCATCGCCTTAAACTATGGATGTGTCGGCTTCATCGAGCTTCTGAGCCGTGCCACACAACTCCTGGAAGATCAGCCAGAGGGTGTGCACATCCCTCTGCTCACTGTCGAAACCCCCGAGCACTGGCATGACTCTTCCGACAAGGCTTTCTGTGGGATTGTCTCAGCAGGTGCCACCGGCACAACGCTCTGGCGAGGCCCGGGGCATTCCCTGCTGCATGTTGAAACAGCGACCGAATATATTCCCCCCGAACGCCGCAAAGAAGATTTACCACTATTTTGGACCGAACAGGGAGACATGTACGACTTCCGCGGTCAACCCGAGCACAAACTGGTCATGCACATGGATGGCGAATCCGTTTTCCTGAATGGCGTGGACCTGATGCTCGAAGCGTGCCTCAAATCTTATAAGCAGCTTTCTGATGCTGCGGACCGGATTTTGATTGCCCCGCATCAACCAAGTGGCAAATTGTTAAAAGCCATGATTGCCGCAGCACGGCAGATTCCAATTCAGGCTGATTTTCTCAATAATCTGCCGAATTACGGTAACTCCATTTCATCAACAATTCCCACAATTCTGGCGCGTCTGGAAGAAGTTGTGGAAGAAAACGGTTATGCCCCTGTGAATGAAGGCGCCCTGATTCTATTACCTGCAGCTGGCATCTGCATGGATCGCCTGACCGATTCGATGTGTATCGGAAGAGCAGCTCTCAAATGGCAACCAGGACGTTATCGAAACGAATCCTAA
- the dapF gene encoding diaminopimelate epimerase — translation MKFTKMHGAGNDYVYVNCFEETLPQDIASLAIQVSDRHKGIGSDGLILICPSETADAQMRMFNADGSESEMCGNGIRCVAKYVYDHGIAQQDHLKIETGAGILKLDLELTGQKVSQVRVNMGKPILTSAEIPTLLPGDPPVNAELDLGEQKLEVTCVSMGNPHCITFVEEVNDHWVHVVGPQVEVHAMFPNRVNAEFIEVISPAELKMRVWERGSGETQACGTGACASAVAGVLTGRSERNVLIHLPGGDLRLEWAGSDEVFMTGPAVEVYEGIWTGPQ, via the coding sequence ATGAAATTTACCAAGATGCACGGCGCAGGCAATGATTATGTCTACGTCAACTGTTTTGAAGAGACACTGCCTCAAGATATTGCCAGCCTGGCGATTCAGGTCAGTGACCGCCATAAAGGCATCGGCTCGGATGGCCTGATTTTAATTTGCCCTTCGGAAACAGCCGATGCGCAGATGCGTATGTTTAACGCAGACGGCAGCGAATCGGAAATGTGTGGCAATGGAATTCGCTGTGTGGCCAAATATGTTTACGACCATGGGATTGCGCAGCAGGATCATTTGAAGATCGAAACAGGAGCCGGCATTCTGAAGCTGGATCTCGAACTCACCGGTCAGAAAGTCAGTCAGGTGCGTGTGAATATGGGAAAACCAATCTTAACCAGTGCGGAGATTCCCACCTTACTTCCCGGCGATCCTCCTGTGAATGCAGAGCTGGATCTGGGTGAACAGAAGCTGGAGGTGACTTGCGTTTCCATGGGGAACCCGCACTGCATCACGTTTGTCGAAGAAGTCAATGATCATTGGGTGCATGTGGTTGGGCCTCAGGTCGAAGTGCATGCCATGTTCCCCAATCGAGTGAACGCCGAATTCATTGAGGTCATCTCTCCTGCCGAGCTCAAGATGCGTGTCTGGGAGCGGGGTTCGGGGGAAACACAAGCCTGTGGAACGGGCGCTTGTGCCTCTGCGGTCGCTGGTGTATTGACAGGTCGTTCTGAACGAAATGTGCTTATCCACCTGCCAGGTGGCGACTTACGTCTGGAATGGGCTGGCTCGGATGAAGTCTTTATGACAGGACCCGCCGTAGAAGTGTATGAGGGTATCTGGACGGGACCACAGTGA
- a CDS encoding SDR family NAD(P)-dependent oxidoreductase, producing the protein MKLEGRNALVTGASRGIGRGCAIEMAREGANVAINYRSHPEEAEAAAEEARSFGVKAITIQADVSDQESVEAAVAKVAEEFGSLDLFVSNSAYSDRELILEADMEGFKRTIDVTMWGAFFGVRAAAGQMTKQGKGGSIVVISSPHAVIAIPTSAAYNMAKAAIDHMARTAAIELAQHKIRVNTVHPGWIDTPGERKFFTDEQLQAGAENIPWKRLGSPNEVGKLVAFLSSSDADYMTGGTTTIDGGISLPWWSNRAEGAQ; encoded by the coding sequence ATGAAGCTGGAAGGGCGAAATGCGCTCGTAACAGGCGCCTCCCGGGGAATTGGTCGTGGATGTGCAATTGAAATGGCAAGAGAAGGGGCGAATGTTGCCATCAACTATCGATCTCATCCTGAAGAAGCAGAAGCAGCAGCAGAAGAAGCACGCTCCTTTGGTGTGAAAGCAATCACAATCCAGGCTGATGTTTCTGACCAGGAATCTGTCGAGGCAGCTGTTGCGAAAGTCGCGGAAGAATTCGGCAGCCTTGATCTGTTTGTTTCCAATTCTGCCTACAGCGACCGTGAACTGATTCTGGAAGCTGATATGGAAGGCTTCAAAAGAACCATTGATGTCACAATGTGGGGTGCTTTCTTTGGCGTTCGTGCGGCAGCCGGTCAAATGACCAAACAGGGAAAAGGTGGTTCGATCGTTGTCATCAGTTCTCCCCACGCCGTCATTGCAATTCCCACATCCGCAGCCTACAACATGGCCAAAGCGGCAATTGATCACATGGCACGAACGGCGGCCATCGAACTTGCACAACATAAAATTCGTGTGAATACCGTGCATCCCGGCTGGATTGATACTCCAGGAGAGCGAAAATTCTTTACCGATGAGCAACTACAGGCGGGAGCAGAAAATATTCCCTGGAAACGTCTGGGAAGCCCCAACGAAGTTGGCAAGCTTGTGGCATTTCTCTCCAGTTCTGATGCAGATTATATGACCGGAGGTACTACCACGATCGATGGTGGAATCAGTCTTCCCTGGTGGTCAAATCGAGCAGAAGGGGCACAATAA